From the genome of Pseudomonas migulae:
AACCGCATCATTCATTTGCAGGAACAACACGCTGGCGGCACGGCCGCGCAGGTTCAGGCACAAGGTGTGTTGTTGCAGAAACTCGCCGAACAGCTGTCGACCGCGCTGAAGCCATTGGCTAACCAGCCACCGATTGCCGAAGCGCCGAAAAAGCCGGCTGCCAAGCCTGCGGCACCGGCGGCGGAACAGGAAAAGCAGCCGAAGATTCCGATGGCTTCGCCGATCCGCACTGATATGGAAGTGTTCAGGTTCTAAGCCTGGATTGATCCAAAGCAAAGCCCGCCATGTGCGGGCTTTGTTGTTTTTGCGGGTAGGATCTCCATTGGCTGTTCCGGCCTCTTCGCGGGCAAGCCTCGCTCCTACAGGGGGGGGCGAGTGGTTCGCGCGATAATACCCGTAGGAGCGAGGCTTGCCCGCGAAGGCGTCAGCACAGGCAACAAAAAAGCCCGCAGACGATCACTCGTCTGCGGGCTTCTTCACATCAGGACCTAAGGCTTACGCCCGGCGCTCATGCATCCGCGCCAGTTGCCGCTCCAGCATCGACGGATAAGGCTCCATCAACCGCTCTACACAGCACGCGCCTTCAGGACTGGCAATCGGACGGATCCGCGCACGCTGGCGAATCAGCGCGTCGTCGCTGATCTTGCGCTCCACCAGCAGCAGGTTGCGGCTGTGTTGCGACAGGGCCAGGGCGTCCTGGGCGGTTTCGGTCAGCAGCAGGTCAATCTGGCTCAAGCCAAACAACTCGTCGCCCAAAGTCAGGCCCAGCTGCAATTGCAGGGTAATGCCGCTGTCCGCGACTTCGATCTGCAACTGATGGCCCAGCGCCCGCAGCAACTCGCCGCAGCAAATGGCGTTGGTCAGGTAGTCGTCGCCGCTGTCTTCGGTGTGGAACACCATCAGCGTGCTGCCATCGTTCAGGCTATGCAGTTCGCCCTCATAGAGCGATGCGGCCTGGTCGAGGCAGTCGCGATAGCGTTTCAACAATTCTTCCAGGCGCGCGCGCGGCAGGCGACGCAGCTGATCCTGGGCCCCCAGTTGCACGGCCAGCACCGCGCTGTGCTGCGGCACGTTCGATACCTGCGGTTTGACCACCGGCTTCGGTGCGCTCGCTACCGACTCGTCACGCAGATCGGCAAACGCATCATCGTCGTCGTCATCTTCAACGGTGCTGACGATGTGCCGTGGCGCAGGTTTGAGGCCTGCAACAGGCTTGGTTTCATCGAAGCTCGGGTCGCGCAGATTGCGTACCTCGAAGGACGGCTCGCTGTCGTCGGCGTCTTCGTAATCGCTTTCGTCGTATTCGGGTTCCGGCTCAGGCTCGGGTTCGGCCGGTTCCGGCGCGAAGTTGGCGTGCAGCTGGCGAGCCAGGTCGCCGATTTCGTCCTGACGATCAGTGCCCGGGGTGTATTCGTCGATATTGCGCAGCCACACCCGCAATTGCAGCAGCGGCGTGGAGATGTGCCGACCCAGGCGCAGGCTCAAGGCCAGGGACAGGGCCAGCAGAATCGCACTCAGAATGCCCATGCTTTGCAGGCTGATGGTCATCGGCTGCTGGAACTGATCCATGTCCAGGCTGATGCGCAGTTGCCCGGCAGTCACGTCCTGGAAGGTGATCTTGCTCTGATACATGCCCTCGGCTTCGCCCAACAGGCTGTGCTTGGGGCGCTGACCGGCTTCGGCGAGGATGCGGTTATCCACGCTGTAGATGGCGGCGTGGGCCACCAGCTTGTTCTTGGTCAGGTTGTTGAGCAGCACGTTGAGGCTGAGGATGTCGTTGGACACCAGCAGCTCCGTGGCGGACGTAGCGGTCTGCGTGGTCAGGCTTTCGCCCAGCGCATCCGCCTGCTCGTGCATGGCCTGCTTGAACTGCAAACCCATCACGCAGGCGTAGATCACCAGGGCCAGAGCGACCAGGATCACGTTATGGCTGGCGATGCGCAATGCAATCGGTACACGGCGGTGGCGCAGTGCACGGAAGATCAGCAGAAAGAAGTTGTCGGTTTTTACTGGCGTGGGCCGGTTCACTTGAGCTCGGCTCTTTTGTCCGTGAAGTTGACGCGCAGTATAGCGACAGGCCCTAGACCGGCAAAGCGCTCACGGTGCCCGATGGTCACTGAAAGTGGGTAGAATGCGGTTTTTTTCCACCTGCGGGGGTGCGCCTTGCGCGAAATCGTCCTGATAAACATCACGGGAGTCGACCGACCGGGTCTGACTGCGGCCATTACCGGCGTTCTGGCCCAGGGTGGTGTGAACATTCTCGACATCGGTCAGGCGGTGATTCACGACACCCTGTCGTTCGGCATCCTGGTTGAAATTCCTGACACCGAGCAAGGCAAGTCGGTGCTCAAGGACATTCTGTTCACGGCCTACAAGCTCGACCAGCAGGTGCGTTTCACGCCGGTGTCCGAAGAGGATTACCAGCAATGGGTCGGCAATCAGGGCAAAAAGCGCCACATCGTGACGCTGTTGACCCGCAAAGTGACCGCCGGGCAATTGCAGGCCGTGAGCTCGATCACCGCCAAATATGGCCTGAACATCGACCACATCGATCGTCTGTCCGGGCGCATGCCGCTGGACACGCCGGCTGACAAGGGCAAGGGCTGCATCGAGTTTTCGGTGCGTGGCGAAGCGGCGGATCCGCAAGCGCTGCGGGCCGAATTCCTCAGCGTCGCCCAGGAATTGAACGTCGACATCGCCTTCCAGGAAGATTCGCTGTTCCGCCGCAACCGTCGTCTCGCGGTGTTCGACATGGACTCGACACTGATCGAAGCCGAAGTCATCGACGAATTGGCCAAGGCCGCGGGCGTCGGCGACCAGGTTTCGGAAATCACCGAGCGGGCGATGGCCGGTGAGCTCGACTTCCGCGCCAGCTTCAAGGAGCGTCTGGCTTTGCTCAAAGGTCTGGACGTCAGCGTGCTGGATTCGATCGGCGCCTCCCTGCGCCTGACCGAAGGCGCTGAAACCCTGTTCGCCGAACTCAAGCGTCTGGGCTACAAGACCGCGATTCTGTCGGGTGGCTTCACTTACTTCGCCAAGCAATTGCAGGCCAAGCTGGGCATCGACTACGTGTTCGCCAACGAGCTGGAAGTGGTTGATGGCAAGGTCACCGGCGTAGCGGTCGAGCCGATCGTCGATGCGCAGCGCAAGGCGGATCTGCTGAAGGAGCTGGCGCACAAGGAAGGTTTGCGTCTGGAGCAGACCATTGCGGTCGGCGACGGCGCCAACGACTTGCCGATGCTGGCGATTGCCGGGCTGGGTGTGGCATTCCGTGCCAAGCCGCTGGTCAAGCAGTCGGCGAAGCAGGCAATTTCAACGCTGGGGCTGGATGGCGTGCTGTACCTGTTGGGCTTTCGGGATCGTGACGGGCAGCTCTGAAATCTCGGCTGCCTGATCGGGCCTCTTCGCGGGCAAGCCTCGCTCCCACAGGTGATCGCGAACCTCTGTAGGAGCGAGGCTTGCCCGCGAAGGCGTCACCACCGATTTAACGTCAGGCACTCAAAGCGTCTTCCACAACGAATCAAACTCCTCCTCGTTTCCGACCACGCCGCTCCCTGCGGCGTTTTCGTTTCTGGCGACCTCCAGCGAACGATAGGCAAACTGATTAAAACTGTTGGTACTCGCCACCCGTCGATCCAGTCCGGCCCGGCGTTCCTCGCCGTTGGTGTTGATCATCACCTTGTTGCCTTCCTCAAAGGGCAATCGCGGGGCGAGCAGGGTGGCCGGCAGGTCTATCGCGCTGATGGCAGGCAAAAGCAAGCCTCGCAAATAGTGGCTGTGGTCGTCACGGGTGCGCACCAGTTGCAGGCCGCAAGGCTCGGCGTAGGGCGCGACCTGCTCAATGCCCATTTGCGTGCCGCCGCCGCGAACCTGGCGGATCCAGCGCACTACCGCGATGCTCCAGCCCGACCCCGCCGTATCTTCGATGCCGACCATCTCGCCCGCCTGTAGCTCGGCCGGCACCTCGCCGGGCCAGGCCAGGCAATAACCGCCCGGACTGTGATTGATCACCGGCAAGGCGTAGGTCGGAAAGTGACGGTTGCGGTCGGAGGCTTCGTGACTGTCGTCGTTCTGAAGTTGCGGGTATTCGATTTCTTCGTAGGGCAGCAGCGTGTCGGCGGTGCCCTGTGGTGCCGCGTCGAAGGCATGGTGCCATTGATCTTTTTCCCGGGCGGAGGGTGAAGTCGCCGCGAACTGGGCGCGGCCGGCCCCGGGATGTTTCAGGATCTCGCTGAACGGGCGTTGGCCACCCAGATAGAAGTGCAGCGCGCTCATGCCTACGCACAAGGTCAAGGTGCCTTGGCTGGCCGTGCGCTGGAAACTGCGCTCGACCGCTTGGCCCCAGGCGGCATTCAGGTGTTGCAGCGTGTCCAGATTGAGTCCTGCCGGCACGGGCAGTGGCACCGGACTGTCGGTTTTTTGCAGATGGGCTTCAATGGCGGCGACCAGTGGTTGCGCATCGAACCCCAGCAAACGCTCCTGCTGCTCGGGCCGGAATTTCGATCGGTAACGCGGCCCGATGTCGAGCTCCGGCGCGACGGCGAACAGTCCGTCAGCCGGGTGTTCCGGTTGCAGCTTGATCAGTTTGCTCCACGGTTCCAGCACTTCGGCGAGTCGCGCGATCTGGTTCTGGCGCAGTTGATTGCAGCGTGCGGCGCCCAGCAGCAGGGCGACCACGTACGTCTGTTCGATGCTCAGGGTTTGCGTCTGGCTGGCCAGTTCGTCGCGCAGGCTCAGGTGCTGGAGCCGATGGGAACAGGCAATCCGATACAGCTGATGCAGTTCCAGCCACACGCCTTCCGGCACCGGGCAATAGAGCTCGGTCGCGCGGATCAGTGGTCCGTTGAGGCCATGGATCGCTCGCTGCAATGCCTGGGCCAGCAGCGGTGCGCGGTCCTTGCTGAAGCGCGGCGAGACGCGCATGACGATCTGTTTATAGCCAATCGCCAAATGACTTTGCAGCGCCTGGCAGAGGTTGGCGATCTTGCGCGAACGCTCGTCGAGGACAATCGACTGGTACAGGAAATGCCGCTCCAGGTGCTTGCAGACGTAATACACCTCGGGCCGCAGTAACTCGAGTAATTGCAGGCGATTGTCGCTGGGTGTCAGCAGTTGGTTCAGTTCGCTCAAGCCTTGATAGAGCTGGCGAGCGGTTTCGCCGATGTTGGCCTTGGGCAGATCGGCGATCCAGCGCTTGAGGTCGCGCGGGGTGGCTTCGCAGAACGACAGGCGCAACTGCGCAGGAATCGGGGCGCGTAGCAGAAGGTGAGGACTGGTCTCATTCATGCCGTGAACAAACTCCAACCGGGAAAATGGGCAGTGAATGACCTGACTGTAGCAGTTCTTGTCGGCGACCGTTTGTCTGTCAGTCGAGTGAGGTTCGGGCGTGCTACTAATCTGACAGACGTGCGACTGGATACGCACGGTCGTACGGCCTGCTGCCTATGCCGGGCAGGTCTCTCTTAACTTCAAGGAGATGAAGTTTATGTCTAGATACGTAGTGGCAAATCAATGGGGCGGTAGTTCTGCACCCTGGCATCCGGGCGGAGACTGGACGCTAGGCGCGCGGGACAACCAGAAGGTTGTCGCGATCGAGATCAAGTCGAGCGATGGCGGCAAGAGTTTCACCGGCACCATGACGTACGCGGGTGAAGGTCCCATTGGCTTCAAGGCTCAGCGCACGGGCCAGAACCAGTACAACGTTGAAAACCAGTGGGGCGGCAATGACGCTCCATGGCATCCGGGTGGCAAATGGGTCATCGGAGGCCGGGACAATCAGAACGTTGTCGCGTTGAGCGTGACCTCCAGTGATGGAGGGAAAAACCTCAGTGGCACCAATACCTACGCCAACGAAGGGCCGATCGGCTTCCGTGGACAGATAGAGTAACGGCACCACCGAAATGTCCGACCCCACGAAGACGTTCGTGGGGTTCGGATCAGGGGATCAGGCTTTTGGCAGGCCCATACCCTGGCCCATCTGCACCGGCGAACCGGCCGCCAGTTCTTCAGCCCACTTCACTTGATCAGGCCCGAACAGCACGACAGCCGTCGAACCCAGCTTGAAGCGACCCAGTTCTGCACCTTTCTCCAAATGGATCGGCGCACGAGCCGCTTCGTCGTAGCGGAAGGTTTTCAGTTCGCGCTTCGGTGGTGTCACCAAACCGGCCCAAACGGTTTCGATCGATGCGACGATCATCGCGCCCACCAGCACCACGGCCATCGGCCCGCGCTCGGTGTCGAAAATGCACGCCACACGCTCGTTGCGGGCGAACAGTTCCGGAACGTTTTCTGCGGTGGTCTGGTTGACCGAGAAAATTCGCCCCGGAATGTAGACCATCTCGCGCAATGTGCCGGCCAGCGGCATGTGCACGCGGTGGTAGTCCTTCGGCGACAGGTAAATCGTCGCGAAATCACCGCCCATGAACGGCGCTGCGTTGGCCGCGTCACCGCCGAGCAACTCCAGTACGCTGAAACTGTGGCCCTTGGCCTGGAAAACGCGACCGTGCTCGATCGGGCCGAGCTGGCTGACGGCGCCGTCGGCCGGGCTGAGGATCGCGCCAGGGGTTTCGTCCAGCGGACGAGCGCCGTCTTTCAATGCACGCGTGAAAAACGCGTTGAAGTGCTCGTAGGCGGTCAGGTCTTCGACCAGGGCCTGGGACATGTCCACCTGATAACGCTTGGCGAACCACGCGGTGAACGCATTCTTGAACCAGCGCACACGGCATTCGGCGATGCAGCCGGCCAGTCGCGAGAGCAAGTGGTGGGGCAGCAGGTATTGGCTGAGGATAAACAAACGCTTATTCATTAACTGTCCTTAAAAACCTTAAATCTCTACAGGCGTATCGGGATGGTTGCCCCATTCGCCCCAGGAGCCGGCGTAGCCTTTGACCCGCGGATAACCGAGGGACTTGGCCACCAGATAGGTGAAGCCAGAACGGTGGTGAGTCTGGCAGTGGGTAATCACTTCTTTGTCTTTGCTGATCCCGAGTTGTTCGAGGATCTGCGGCATGTCCGTGCGGATGCGCAGGTTGCGCGTGCGGTCCATGCCCGCGGTCCATTCGAAATTGACCGCGCCGGGAATGTGTCCGCCCTTGGCTGCGAGGACTTTCTCGCCGGAGTATTCCAGCGGCCCGCGCGCGTCCCAGATCGCCAGGTCGGCGGCGCCGAGACGGCTTTGCAGGTACTCGCGGGTGGCGGTGGGTTCGTCGTGCAGGGTCAGTGCAACCGGGCCGCCGGCCGCGGGCGGGATCTGGATCGACATGGGCGAGCCTTCTGCCAGCCACGCCGTCAGGCCACCGTCGACATAGTGGTATTTGCTGTGGCCGATGACGTCCAGCAGCCAGATAAAGCGCCCGGCCCAACCGCCGCCTTCGTCGTCATACACGACGTAGACCGCATCGGGGTTGTGGCCCAGTTCGCCGAACAACGTTTCGAGTGCCGCGTGCGGCGGCATCAGGCCTGGCGCCGGCGGTTGGCCGAGTTGCGTACGTTTCGGATCGACAAAACGCGCACCGGGAATATGCCCTTCGGCATAGCGGGCACTGCGGGTCAGGTCCACCAGAATCAGATCGCGGGCGTCGAGGCGAGGGAGCAAGTCGCTCGGCTCGATCACCAGCGGCAAGCCAGAGAAGTCAGACATGTGAGGTCTCCAGAGCACAAAGGGGGGGATTGTAGCGGGTCATTGGCCGCGATGGCTAAAGCTGTGCAGGGCTTTCTCGATGCACTGCGCGGTTTTGCCAAAGGCCTGCACGGTGATTTCAGAGAATGGCCCGCCGCCCTGATCCGCCACCACGATCATGATTACGCGGCCGTTGTTGACCAGCGAGCGCAACAGCAGGTGTTCGCCACCGAACTGCGAACGCAGGCCGGCCGGCAGCAGCGCCGAAAATTGCGCGTTGTTGGCCGGTGTCAGGCGCACCTGGGCCTGTTGCGACAGCAGGCGTTGCAGCACCGTGCTCTGGCTCGTCAGAAAATTCAGCCCAGCCGTTTCCTTCGGCAACCCGGCAATCTGATGCACGCGCAGATTGGCGTGCGTGCGGTCGGCCATCAGGATCATCACCCGGCGCATGCCACACGCGACCAGCGCATCGCGGGCGGAGTTGGTCAAGTGCATGGCATTGGTGAAACGACTCGGCTCTACCAGCAGCTCGGCGCATTGTTTGCGCCACTTGGCCAGGTCTTCGGCGGTCGGCGCCGGGGCGGGCAGCAAACCAGCGTGAACGCGGTTCATGCCCCACGGCCAGAGCAGCGCAACGGCGGGGTGCCAGAGGTCCGGCATGGCGTGTTGGCGCGCACTGTTGGCGGCCTGCTGGTGCAATTGCTGCTGCACCTCGTCCATCGGCATTTGCAGGTAAAGGCTGGTCAGGTACTGCCAGCGCTCGCTGTGTGGACTGTCCCAGGCCTGTTGCGCCGACAGCGCCAGACCGTTGGCCAGCAACACGGTATTGGCCGGTTGATTGAGCCAGCGGCGCAGCGTTGGATCGTCATCAAGACGGTTCTGCTGGCGCAATGGATGATCGCTGTCGCGGGCAATACGCAGGACTTTCACCAGTTCCCGCTGCTCGTTGAGCAACAGCTTGTAACCTTGCTGCACCCAGTTCGGCAGGTGCCAGATCTCCACCAGTGTCTGGCAGATGTCGAGCAGACGGACGCCGAACAATTGTTTCTCGACGTTGCGCGCCGGCTCGCCTTTATGGATGACCCGCAGCTCCCATTCTTCGAGTAACTGCGGATGGGTCAACGCCATGGGCCACAGCGGCGAAAGAAACAACAGGCTGCCCCAGTGGATGTCCTGCCACAGGCGCGCCAGGCGAGCGGCGAAAAAACCGTTGGCCTGTTGCGTCGCGTGCTGGCTGATCATCTGCAACTGGCGCAGGGCCACGGGAATGTCCGATTGCGCTTGCGCAGGCAGGCGGGCGAGCAGTTCTTCGGTGCGCTTCAAACCGAGGCGATTGATCGCCACCTCAAGGTTTTCCGCAGGCTCCGTCATGCTGCCGTGGGTGTGCCGGTTGGCCTCGCGAATCACGCTCAAGGCCAGGGCGGGGCTGTCCTGCATCAGTTCGGCGATATCGCGCAGCGAGCTGCGATTGTCGGCGATGGCGTGGCAGACCCGGTCATGACTGGCCTGTGGAACCGGCAGGCGCACGCCATCGAGAAGCTTGACCCAGCCTTCGAGTGTGGTCGGTTTTGGAGTTGGAACGTTCGTTTCGTTAGCCATGGTTGGACGCGATCACCGTCTGCATTACCTATGCCCGGAGCGGGCCAAATTGGCTTTTCGCCTGAACTGGCTATAGTCTGGCGCAGTTTTGCCGATAAGTAGAAGAAGAGATTTTTTAACTTCCGAATATGACCTTGAACCCGACTCAGTAAGTGCTCTCCTACCTATGGCTAAAATAATCGGCATCATCGTCGTATTCGCGAGCGTGCTCGGCGGATACGTGCTCTCCCACGGCAAGATTGCCGCCCTGATTCAACCCTTCGAGGTGATGATCATCGGTGGTGCGGCCCTCGGTGCATTCCTGCAGGCCAACCCCGGTTACATGACGATGCACGTTCTCAAGAAGTCCTTGGGAATGTTCAGCTCGCGCTTCAATCACACGTTCTATCTGGAAGTGCTGGGCCTGATCTACGAGATCCTCAACAAGAGTCGTCGCGAAGGCATGATGGCG
Proteins encoded in this window:
- a CDS encoding AhpA/YtjB family protein, whose protein sequence is MNRPTPVKTDNFFLLIFRALRHRRVPIALRIASHNVILVALALVIYACVMGLQFKQAMHEQADALGESLTTQTATSATELLVSNDILSLNVLLNNLTKNKLVAHAAIYSVDNRILAEAGQRPKHSLLGEAEGMYQSKITFQDVTAGQLRISLDMDQFQQPMTISLQSMGILSAILLALSLALSLRLGRHISTPLLQLRVWLRNIDEYTPGTDRQDEIGDLARQLHANFAPEPAEPEPEPEPEYDESDYEDADDSEPSFEVRNLRDPSFDETKPVAGLKPAPRHIVSTVEDDDDDDAFADLRDESVASAPKPVVKPQVSNVPQHSAVLAVQLGAQDQLRRLPRARLEELLKRYRDCLDQAASLYEGELHSLNDGSTLMVFHTEDSGDDYLTNAICCGELLRALGHQLQIEVADSGITLQLQLGLTLGDELFGLSQIDLLLTETAQDALALSQHSRNLLLVERKISDDALIRQRARIRPIASPEGACCVERLMEPYPSMLERQLARMHERRA
- the serB gene encoding phosphoserine phosphatase SerB, which translates into the protein MREIVLINITGVDRPGLTAAITGVLAQGGVNILDIGQAVIHDTLSFGILVEIPDTEQGKSVLKDILFTAYKLDQQVRFTPVSEEDYQQWVGNQGKKRHIVTLLTRKVTAGQLQAVSSITAKYGLNIDHIDRLSGRMPLDTPADKGKGCIEFSVRGEAADPQALRAEFLSVAQELNVDIAFQEDSLFRRNRRLAVFDMDSTLIEAEVIDELAKAAGVGDQVSEITERAMAGELDFRASFKERLALLKGLDVSVLDSIGASLRLTEGAETLFAELKRLGYKTAILSGGFTYFAKQLQAKLGIDYVFANELEVVDGKVTGVAVEPIVDAQRKADLLKELAHKEGLRLEQTIAVGDGANDLPMLAIAGLGVAFRAKPLVKQSAKQAISTLGLDGVLYLLGFRDRDGQL
- a CDS encoding molecular chaperone, whose product is MNETSPHLLLRAPIPAQLRLSFCEATPRDLKRWIADLPKANIGETARQLYQGLSELNQLLTPSDNRLQLLELLRPEVYYVCKHLERHFLYQSIVLDERSRKIANLCQALQSHLAIGYKQIVMRVSPRFSKDRAPLLAQALQRAIHGLNGPLIRATELYCPVPEGVWLELHQLYRIACSHRLQHLSLRDELASQTQTLSIEQTYVVALLLGAARCNQLRQNQIARLAEVLEPWSKLIKLQPEHPADGLFAVAPELDIGPRYRSKFRPEQQERLLGFDAQPLVAAIEAHLQKTDSPVPLPVPAGLNLDTLQHLNAAWGQAVERSFQRTASQGTLTLCVGMSALHFYLGGQRPFSEILKHPGAGRAQFAATSPSAREKDQWHHAFDAAPQGTADTLLPYEEIEYPQLQNDDSHEASDRNRHFPTYALPVINHSPGGYCLAWPGEVPAELQAGEMVGIEDTAGSGWSIAVVRWIRQVRGGGTQMGIEQVAPYAEPCGLQLVRTRDDHSHYLRGLLLPAISAIDLPATLLAPRLPFEEGNKVMINTNGEERRAGLDRRVASTNSFNQFAYRSLEVARNENAAGSGVVGNEEEFDSLWKTL
- a CDS encoding lectin OAA family protein, which translates into the protein MSRYVVANQWGGSSAPWHPGGDWTLGARDNQKVVAIEIKSSDGGKSFTGTMTYAGEGPIGFKAQRTGQNQYNVENQWGGNDAPWHPGGKWVIGGRDNQNVVALSVTSSDGGKNLSGTNTYANEGPIGFRGQIE
- the asd gene encoding archaetidylserine decarboxylase (Phosphatidylserine decarboxylase is synthesized as a single chain precursor. Generation of the pyruvoyl active site from a Ser is coupled to cleavage of a Gly-Ser bond between the larger (beta) and smaller (alpha chains). It is an integral membrane protein.); its protein translation is MNKRLFILSQYLLPHHLLSRLAGCIAECRVRWFKNAFTAWFAKRYQVDMSQALVEDLTAYEHFNAFFTRALKDGARPLDETPGAILSPADGAVSQLGPIEHGRVFQAKGHSFSVLELLGGDAANAAPFMGGDFATIYLSPKDYHRVHMPLAGTLREMVYIPGRIFSVNQTTAENVPELFARNERVACIFDTERGPMAVVLVGAMIVASIETVWAGLVTPPKRELKTFRYDEAARAPIHLEKGAELGRFKLGSTAVVLFGPDQVKWAEELAAGSPVQMGQGMGLPKA
- a CDS encoding rhodanese-like domain-containing protein, which produces MSDFSGLPLVIEPSDLLPRLDARDLILVDLTRSARYAEGHIPGARFVDPKRTQLGQPPAPGLMPPHAALETLFGELGHNPDAVYVVYDDEGGGWAGRFIWLLDVIGHSKYHYVDGGLTAWLAEGSPMSIQIPPAAGGPVALTLHDEPTATREYLQSRLGAADLAIWDARGPLEYSGEKVLAAKGGHIPGAVNFEWTAGMDRTRNLRIRTDMPQILEQLGISKDKEVITHCQTHHRSGFTYLVAKSLGYPRVKGYAGSWGEWGNHPDTPVEI
- a CDS encoding HDOD domain-containing protein, which encodes MANETNVPTPKPTTLEGWVKLLDGVRLPVPQASHDRVCHAIADNRSSLRDIAELMQDSPALALSVIREANRHTHGSMTEPAENLEVAINRLGLKRTEELLARLPAQAQSDIPVALRQLQMISQHATQQANGFFAARLARLWQDIHWGSLLFLSPLWPMALTHPQLLEEWELRVIHKGEPARNVEKQLFGVRLLDICQTLVEIWHLPNWVQQGYKLLLNEQRELVKVLRIARDSDHPLRQQNRLDDDPTLRRWLNQPANTVLLANGLALSAQQAWDSPHSERWQYLTSLYLQMPMDEVQQQLHQQAANSARQHAMPDLWHPAVALLWPWGMNRVHAGLLPAPAPTAEDLAKWRKQCAELLVEPSRFTNAMHLTNSARDALVACGMRRVMILMADRTHANLRVHQIAGLPKETAGLNFLTSQSTVLQRLLSQQAQVRLTPANNAQFSALLPAGLRSQFGGEHLLLRSLVNNGRVIMIVVADQGGGPFSEITVQAFGKTAQCIEKALHSFSHRGQ